In the genome of Tachysurus vachellii isolate PV-2020 chromosome 9, HZAU_Pvac_v1, whole genome shotgun sequence, one region contains:
- the fzd9b gene encoding frizzled-9b, producing the protein MEASALKIVICLWCQLVIAAYSLEISAYDFERGRPAKCEPIVIPMCQGIGYNMTRMPNLMDHDNQKEAEIKLNEFAPLVEYGCDVHLRFFLCSLFAPMCAKEVSTSIPACRPMCEQARQRCSPIMEKFNYAWPDSLNCSKLPTRNDPNALCMEAPENDTKPEPSKGKGMLSVPPRPPKQPGLGSGRPGGPLGVCENPEKFQYVEKSESCAPRCSSAVDVFWSRQDKDFAFIWMAVWSTLCFISTAFTVLTFLLDPHRFQYPERPIIFLSMCYNVYSVAFIIRSVAGAENIACDRENGELYIIQEGLESTGCTIVFLILYYFGMASSIWWVILTLTWFLAAGKKWGHEAIESHSSYFHMAAWGIPALKTIVILTMRKVAGDELTGLCYVGSMDVGALTGFVLVPLSCYLIIGTSFILTGFVALFHIRKVMKTEGTNTEKLEKLMVKIGIYSILYTVPATCVIICYFYERLNMDYWKFRGLESKCTTLSVRRNEDCSLETSVPTVAVFMLKIFMSLVVGITSGVWVWSSKTLQTWQGLCSQKLADRTSRKYCNGGSCSSSHCHYKAPAVVLHMSKTDPYSDCPTHV; encoded by the coding sequence ATGGAAGCTTCTGCATTGAAGATAGTAATTTGTCTATGGTGCCAACTCGTGATTGCAGCCTACAGTCTGGAGATAAGCGCTTATGATTTTGAGAGAGGTAGACCAGCTAAATGTGAGCCGATCGTCATCCCTATGTGCCAGGGCATTGGATATAACATGACCAGGATGCCCAACTTAATGGATCATGACAATCAAAAGGAGGCAGAGATTAAGCTGAATGAATTTGCCCCACTGGTGGAGTATGGCTGTGATGTCCATTTGCGCTTCttcctctgctctctctttGCACCCATGTGCGCCAAAGAGGTGTCCACATCCATCCCTGCCTGTAGACCAATGTGTGAACAGGCACGTCAGAGGTGCTCTCCTATTATGGAGAAGTTTAACTATGCTTGGCCTGATTCTTTGAACTGCTCCAAACTGCCTACCAGGAATGATCCGAATGCACTGTGCATGGAAGCACCAGAGAATGACACCAAACCAGAACCTTCGAAAGGAAAGGGAATGCTTTCGGTTCCTCCGCGACCCCCCAAACAACCGGGGCTTGGAAGCGGCCGTCCAGGGGGCCCCTTGGGGGTCTGTGAGAACCCAGAAAAATTTCAGTATGTGGAGAAGAGTGAGTCATGTGCTCCACGTTGCTCCTCAGCCGTAGATGTGTTCTGGTCCAGACAGGACAAGGACTTTGCTTTTATCTGGATGGCTGTGTGGTCCActttgtgtttcatttccaCAGCTTTTACAGTCCTCACCTTCCTCTTGGACCCTCATCGCTTCCAGTACCCAGAGAGGCCCATCATATTCCTTTCTATGTGCTATAATGTTTACTCTGTTGCCTTCATCATTCGCTCAGTAGCTGGGGCAGAGAACATTGCCTGTGACCGTGAAAATGGGGAGCTTTACATTATCCAAGAGGGGCTCGAGAGCACGGGCTGCACCATAGTCTTCCTCATTCTTTACTATTTTGGCATGGCAAGTTCAATCTGGTGGGTCATTCTCACACTCACTTGGTTCCTGGCTGCAGGGAAAAAATGGGGCCATGAAGCCATTGAGTCCCACAGCAGCTATTTTCATATGGCAGCCTGGGGCATACCTGCATTAAAGACTATAGTCATCCTCACAATGAGGAAGGTGGCAGGCGATGAGCTGACGGGGCTGTGCTACGTAGGTAGCATGGACGTGGGGGCACTAACAGGCTTCGTCCTGGTTCCACTGTCCTGCTACCTCATCATCGGGACGTCGTTCATCCTCACCGGCTTTGTTGCACTTTTCCACATCCGTAAGGTGATGAAAACTGAAGGTACCAATACAGAGAAGCTGGAAAAGCTAATGGTCAAGATCGGCATCTACTCCATCCTTTACACTGTTCCTGCAACCTGCGTCATCATCTGCTACTTCTACGAGCGCCTTAATATGGACTACTGGAAATTCAGAGGTCTGGAGAGTAAGTGTACTACCTTATCAGTCCGACGGAACGAGGACTGCAGTCTGGAAACGTCTGTACCCACAGTGGCTGTGTTCATGCTGAAGATCTTCATGTCGCTGGTGGTAGGCATAACCAGTGGTGTATGGGTGTGGAGCTCCAAGACCTTGCAGACCTGGCAGGGGCTATGTAGCCAAAAACTGGCAGACAGGACTAGCAGGAAGTACTGCAACGGAGGGAGCTGCAGTAGCAGCCACTGCCATTACAAAGCCCCAGCCGTGGTACTGCACATGTCCAAGACTGACCCCTACTCAGACTGCCCCACGCATGTATGA